The sequence CAAGATCCAAATATTCTGAGGTGTTGCAGATTTGGTTTTTCGCCATACCAAATCTCAAACGGTGACTTATCTGGTGTTTGTGTTGAAGTCGTCCTGTTCAGTATGTATACTGCACATCCGACAGCTTCTGCCCATAAACTCATTGGCAGATTGCGGCTATACAGCATTGATCGTGCACTTTCAACAATTGTACGTAGTTCTCTCTCTGCTCGAGAGTTTTGTTGGGGCGTATAAGGTGCTGTGCGTTCATGCTGGATGCCATTTTGGTTAAGGTAGTTCTTAAACTCATTGTTCACATACTCCTTACCATTGTCAGTATGCAAGATGCGTATGTTGTGGCCAAACTTGTTCCAAATAATGGCATTAAAAGTCTTAAAATGTTCCAAAACCTCACTTTTATGCCTcataaaacatacatataaaaaGCTTGAGGCTGCATCTTTAAACAAGACAAAGTACACCATACCTTGCACAGATGATTCACTCATAGGTCCACAAACATCACTGTAGACCAGGTCTCCAGGACACTGCTCACCTCGGCGCGAAGCATGGAATGGGAGGCGACTTTGTTTCCCATACATGCAGCCTTCACATACAAATTTTTCATCACTTATGTCTTTACACTGTATAAGTTCACTTTTCACCATTTTTTGTATTTCTTTCACATTCAAATGTCCAAGTCTCTCGTGCCAAACCTTAAGATTGTTCACTGGCACATGCACTGCATTACAACTTGCACTTGTCACAACTTTAAAGTTCATCTCATACAAGTTATTATACTTTTTAGTTGCAGTTAGAACAACTTCATCGTCTTTGTAGATAAGGGCAGAATCATTCTTCTTAATtatcacataattatatttcattattGCACCCTCTGAAAACAAATTCCTCTTTAACTCAGGTACCCATAAAACATCTTTGAGCATATTTTCCTCCCACTGGCCGTTCAAGCACTTCTTTataattatggtacctattccATACACTTTCAGGTTCTGTTTGTTTCCTAGTTTCACATATCTGTTGTCATTATCACTGTATAGATCCAGTTTCAAAAAGAAATCTTTTCTAAAAGTTGTATGTACTGAAGCGCCACTATCAAGCAGAAAAACATCTTCAGATTCTTCTGATAAATTTAAACACTCTTCCACATGAAATGCCAACATATTACCATTTGGTTTGTTGTATGATTTCTTTTTAGATCTACAATCTCTGGCAAAATGCCCCCGCTTGTTGCAGTGATAACAAATGAAGCGATGACGCTTATCTTCATCATTGTGAGAACTGGAATTCTTTTTCGTTTTCGCTTTATCTTGCGAGGTTACAAGTGCTACGTCAGTCTTTTCTTCTACCGTTAAGCTGGCTTCCTCGTCCATCAACCGAGCCGTCAGGTTCTGCAAGGTTTGCTGAGTTGAAGACAGTGACAGCCAGGCCTGTCTTACAGAGCGATACTGAGACGGCAAAGTACTTATGATTTTTGTTATTATGGCCGTGTCACTAATCTTCTCGTCACAATCTTTCAGTTGTTGCGCTAAACTCTCCACTTTAGATATGTGTTGCGCCATACTATCTGACGGGTTCATTTTATATTGGTAAAATTGCTCATGAACTAACATTTTGTTAAATTCTGACTTCTTTTCATATATCGACTCAAGTTTCTCCATAATCTGCGACGCACTGTTACAGTTTTCAATAAGCGCGATTTGCCGGTAATCCATGGTGGACGTCATAATGAACATCGCCATGCCGTCGTTTTTTAACCATGATTCTTTCTTGTCCTCTGGTTCCGGCTTGGATATATCAATGCCTTTCGCTCTTAGCGCACACTTAATTTGAAATTTCCATTGACGGAAGTTATTTCCATCAAAACGTTCCACATTCATTTTGAGTCCGCCGAGATCCATACTTTGAGGTTATGTTAACAATGACTTCGTAATTTTCACTGTACCGAGTCCTGCTCACTGCTCTTTGTACTTTTATCAAATGGCTGGGCCCATAACCTATTATAGTTTATAGGAAATCGGTAGcccatttaataaaaatgcaagAAATTCTGATAACACTTATTTATTCGACTGGTATTTCTAATTCTAACCAAAGATACACGAAGTAAATTACATTGACAGTGGCGCTAGGTGAGTAAAACtagaaactattttttttttaaggcaaGACAGGCTTGACGTCTAGGAATGTAAAATTTAATCTAAATCCCAAtagatttctgccaaatatccttagttttagcaatatgtgaaaaaagcttttgaataaaacgataataaaccgatttctcgttccttttcttattttttataatattcgaataattattcgaatattcgaatacgtcgtcagaaaaagtcgaatattcgaatatctgaaagtttcgaatattttcaAGCcctaatattatcgacaagtccctcgcatcgcacttctacgtttacttagaactgacatcatctcgttcacggacagggttgtctgtgtttgttcttgtattggtgtgaatatagtttatgctagtgtttaataattttgtcgtgtgcgtgtgtagcgacgcatgcaaaaaatgcattagtgtttacattatttgtgtgcgttcctcgcgcCGCAAACGGCAGattttttcacatagaaattagtgcgtgtcaccactccattgtattgttgtattgtagttcgggcgattttccgcaactcgacgtcttgcgcctattttgcgtgatgggggtgtgggctagtcctgccagcccagctcctcgaggaatcctatcaaacctttgatgttgagtaggacCTCGGGGAGGTCTCTCGGGGATCCGAGATGTTTTGCCCTGTATGGGGCCACTCCGCTGCATTCCAGCACCACGTGAGAGGCTGTTTCTTCTGTCTCCATGCATCCACGGCATAGGGGACTGTCTGTGACACCTGTTGTAAAAAGATGTTTGTTAAAGAGTCCATGACCTGTTATGACACTGGTTACCATACTCAGTCGAACCTTTCCTAGTTGAAGAAGCGCCCTTGTGAGCTTACCGTTGATGCCACAGGCATGGCTTGTTTGGCCTGTCTGCATCCAGTctggtttagccagtgttcTGTGTGTAGTTTCCCCGTACGTGCCAGCAGCATTGAGCGTACCTTACTGAACGGTATCGGGAGAACCGGTTCCGGGCCAATCGCCCCCGCACCCGATCCTAGTCTGGCGAGCTCGTCCGCAGCATCGTTACCTCGGGATCCGCTGTGTCCCTTGATCCACTGTAAGGTGATCCTGATCTTATTGTTCTGACATACCTCCATTAGTCGTTCGTGGCATTCGTGTATAAGTTTGGATGTGATTATATGGCTTTTTAGGGCCATTAAGACTGCTCTACTGTCGGAGAGTATGCGGATGGAGGATCCTACTACCTTCCTTGCAGTGATGGCAGCCGCCGCGTTTATGATGCCCatgcactcagcttggaataCCGAGTTATGGGCTCCTAGCGGAGTGGTGATTGACATGTTCAGGTCTTCAGAAAAGGTTCCAGAGCCCGATCCGCTGTCTGTTTTGGACCCATCTGTGAAGATTCTCAGCTCCCGGGGATTGAGTCCTTCGTAGTTGTCGTCctcatataattgtattttgtaccttTTGTCAAAGATGGCTTGTTTGTGAATTCTATCCGTGCCCGCCCTGAGCACTGGAAATTCGTTGTATACCCTATCCAGGCATATTGTGTGAAGTGCTCCTGTGATGTTAGACCATATGTTGAGGGTTCGCAACCTTACCGCTGAGAGACTGGCCTCTTGCTGTATGTGTAGGTGCAGCGGTGGAAGGTTTAGCATGACCTCCATGGCTGCAGTCGGAGTAGACCTCGTGCAGCCAGTGGTGGCCGCGCATGCGAGCCTCTGGAGTCTTTGTAGCTTGTCTCGTACGTTGCCTAGGTTTGTTCTTGGCCACCAAACCAGAGCACCGTAACAGAGTAGGGGGCGGATTATAGTCTTATAGAGCCAAAGGGTAATTTTCGGGTTGAGTCCCCACCTCTTACCAATCATCCTTCTGCACTGCCAGAAGACTACTCCCGCCCTGTCTATGCGTTTGTTGATATGATTGTTCCAGTTGAGTTCACTGTCGAGAGTTAGTCCTAAGTACTTAACTTCGTCGGTCAGCTGTAGCTCAGTCTGGAAGAGTGTTGGTCTGGTAAAGTTGCCAAGTGCCCTTTTATTGGTGAACATTACCATTTCTGTTTTGGTGGGGTTAACTGATAGGTCAAATTCTCTACACCAGCGTTCTACGATCCGAAGAGCTGCCTGGGTGAGGTCGCATACTGTACTGGCAAATTTACCTGATATTAATATTGCCAGATCATCAGCGTAGCCTATTGTATAGAAGTGTtcctccatattggattattcctcTGAGCTATTTTCATATAATGCATGCAATACTTACGTATTTTGACCCCTTCCTTACAGTTTCGCACAAGTTTTTTTCGTTTTAAATTTGCACCACAAAAACACGCCTACTTTGTTTTGTCAGCTCGTGACAGGCAACTGTTTGAAGTTATGTACGTCATTCTCATTCGGTGTTGCCGcactataaattaattttctacCAAATAAAAACTTGGCACCATAGAGTATAAACTTTTTCAGATAAATGTGTTTTTAGTTATATTTCCTTTTTGGGCAAAGATTGGACGGAAGGGTAAAGTTGGAGGATTTGACGGTACCTATTTGATGGATGTAGCACCGCACACACACGCACTCACACATACACGCAGTAAGCATTATACATAAAGGTTAGTCCCCGAGCTCTCGCATATCTAAGTAGTCCCAGAGCCAGTCAACGTCAAGGCGTATCCAAAAGACATACCAAAACAATTGGCTGGGCAAAAGCTCGAATTCCGCGCCATAGAAGGTATTGTCCGGGGCCATAAAAGATAACTCCCCAAAATGGCGCTCCCCAACTTCCCAGGCGGGAGTGTGAAGAAACAGAGATAAAACAGGACTGATAAACCAGTCCATACTGAGGGTGGTTAGAAAACACCCTCGAGTACATAAACTGAAGCCCGTGGCGCGCCGCGAATGCGACACTACGCGCATGGACATGAGTGAGGACCGGTGCTGTATCCATGGCGAACAAACAGATACTACCACTAAACTAATTATGAAATTATAGTAAAATTATACAGACCACCCAGGATGCAATTAGAAACCAGCGATAATAACTTAACAGAATCCAAAAAAGGGAATCTCCATCATCCTTCTCAAGTGTAACATTACCGAAAAACATTTTTAGCTAAACAATACATTGTTGAAAATCGCACCTATCGCTAGAATCTAGAATATAAGATCCAACTTCGGATGCATATTAAAGGGCATTCACAAATAAGCAGTCtaacattataaatatgtaacctTTAGGATGTCTAGTAAGCACTACCTAGATTGTTTAATGTAATATTATCCATGTAACCTTTAATTAGTTAAGCTATTGTTCTTATTTCTGCTATCCCCTTACTTCCTTTTGGGGTTGCCAGTATGTACAGTCTTATTATTACTGTACATCTGCCGTCTACGTTGCAATCAACCATAGCGTAAGCTCACGTAGGCATATACGTCATGTGACATttagaaaatagaaaatggattaaataataGCACAATAAATGTCAAGAGCATGATTCATCTAagcaaattataataattatagtaataTTGTTAAAGGTCACCTAAATGCCATGCACTTAGCTAACCACTATATAAACCCTGATTTTCATCAATAAATAGTTCAGTAACCATCCAATCTTCAGTGTATTACTACTACCTCCGCCACCGACGCAGCCAACCACATCAAGCAAGTGTAAGGGCTAACGGCTCCTACACGAACACTCATTCCTGTTtctcaaaaataattattacagtATTTAGTAACTAATACTGgttaactaataaaaaatattagttattttttattatacaagggagcaaagttgttttttaatattcatgCTAATATTGAGACCCGAGCTatcgaaagattccaaaatatgGAATCTCGAGCTTCTTTTATACGCGGATTAGACTCGCGCGAGCcatgagacgagccgcgagccgcgccacgagacgcgagtccaccgcttacactcgcgttcggcttgtcattcggttataaaccttatgccgtgccgttagtgtttaaattatattagctcgacgagcttgcgagccacgagacgagccgcgagcccaccgcttacactcgcgtctcgtggcgcggctcgtctcgtggctcgcgcgagagtctaatccgcctattaGAATCAAAACTTACCACTCGCCGTTGATCTTGCCGCCGCCGCCAATGGACGGCTGTTGCTGTGATGACACTGACCGTTCCGCAGAACGTCGTCGTCTGCGTGGGTATAAAAAAAGCGGTCATGAGCATGTTAAAACacaagacagtatttttaaaAGATAATGTTAAAGcacaaaacaatattttttcattcCTACCTTATGCATGTCAAGCATGCTCTCAATTGATATGGATCTTAACCGCTCCATGATCCAGTGTGGTTTTTACATACACTTCAGAACTACAGTACAAGGTTTTCCACTTCTGAACGTCAATTTTCAGCGAACAAGATGACTGAACTGAACCGAGAGAACCGTTCATTATACTTTGGTTTTTGGTTTATCTTTAGTGCATTCTTTGATGGTGTGTCCTTATAATCCGCACTTGGCAGAGTGGCCGCAGAGCTGGCATTTGTAACATCTACTCAAGTCCAAGAGAGTGTTATCTCGTGCAGGACAGGAAGTCCAGTTGATAAATACGCGCTGTTGCTGAATGAGTATCCGTCTTCGTCGTATTACTTCGGCTAAGCACTCTAATATATAATTGCATGTAGCTAGGTCCTTTTTGCCAGATTTATGGCTTAGTTTGATCGAGCCATAAAAGTTTCCCTAGAAATATCTGGATGCTGATCTACAATATTTTGTTCATAAATGCAAAGCATAGTGTCGTTTGTCATTCATACAAACTTATGTAGATAGGTGTAGTAGATACTGCTCGTTAATGCATATTTTTGTCGTATTTCTCCGGGTCAATTGAATAGGTACTCACACGAAATCGATCCGACTCCCGTCCCGTGACGTGATTTAAGAATCAGATGCTAATTTTGTGTCTTCGAAAAATCTTTTCCTAGTGTTGCCGTCATTGGTGTTTGCAAAGTTTGCTTTTGGCAATGTCCTCAAGTAAACCAGTTTGCTCCCGAAACGGTACCAGAATTTTTTGTATTTGCttctttttcaaaaatgtttagCTTCCTTTTTATATCGAGGTTTTTAAGTCCTTGAAGTTGCACCGAATATGTAGCATCGACTTCCAGCTACTTTGTTCCAGTACCTAGCATCTCTTAGCATATCTAGCATCATTACATACCTTGCCATCAACCATTGTCATGATTAAAACATGACTTATCTTTCAATTAATCCTCTGTTGAGGTTAGCTGATTAGCAGCAGTTTTCACGTGGTCTATTTCTTTTTCAGTTATTTCCGTACTCTTTATCACAAATCTACATCTAATAAGCCTGCAAAATCGTGGAGAAGTTGGCTTCGGGTTTTCCCAGACCATTCTCTGGTCATATTTACCACAGACAATAATATCAATGAGGCAAAATAACTTAGAAACATATTCGCGTCTGATGAGTCTGTGTAATTCTGATGTGGATTAGCTTGAACAgtatgaactttaatagctgtgGTGGTAAATTTCTGACAGTTTTCTGCACCTGGGTGCAGCGTAAAATGCAAACAATGTGCTGGATCCCAGGATATTATATATACGCTCACAAAATAGGCGGCAGCAGCGGAGGAGGTAAATGATTAGAGGTCTGTACTGCTGAATCATGAatagaatattacctacatctggtgcaatagttatttgtacaacaagtgatcaaagtttgatatttcttcgagtgcttattttgagtcccgtgcaagcgaaatattctataatagattcacgagcgtagcgagtgaatctaatttagaatcttgagcgtagtaagggactcaaaagcacacgagatgtaaataactttgatctcgtgtagtacacaacatttttcacctcagcgcagtgagaacatacctattagacaacttgaaaagcggccaagtgcgagtcggactcgcccattaagggttccgtatttaggcgatttatgacgtataaaaaaaaaactacttactagatctcgttcaaaccaattttcggtggaagtttacatggtaatgtacatcatatattttttttagttttatcattctcttattttagaagttacaggggggggggggacacacattttaccactttggaagtgtctctcgcgcaaactattcagtttagaaaaaaatgatattagaaacctcaatatcatttttgaagacctatccatagataccccacacgtatgggtttgatgaaaaaaaattttttaagtttcagttcgaagtatggggaaccccaaaaatgtattgttttttttctatttttgtgtgaaaatcttaatgcggttcacagaatacatctacttaccaagtttcaatagtatagttctcatagtttcggagaaaagtggctgtgacatacggacggacagacagacggacagacagacagacatgacgaatctataagggttccgttttttgccatttggctacggaaccctaaaaatgtaatccttgttcatcacttaatacctgcactcatgttttcttaagatatacaaacaattaagtttaattaccgcaatggaacacaaaaacaaaacgtaataataaattccattaaaataatatagaaataacaaacattaactgtacacttcaatcgacaactttttttgtaaaaaaaatctttgtaagatacggtccgaattgcggatacgtactatttgtcaactatggtagaaattcttaaaagtaaaataattaattttgcgtgatgatctgtgtattttttgagttcgttattttaattgtacaataaaatacctaaaatatagtattttatcagtttttatcaaatcttaaactttatttttatttattaattattaagaattcatactcgtacgtggtttggaacgatgcggtctgaagtttttcgggggtctattataaaccgtgaatatactgttgaatgtcgttttaacttttttttgtctgtttctttttgctaacagtgtgaaagggacagagataatagaacccaagtatttcgaacttttattagaccccgcatgttgaaatgacatttgactataaaggtcacttgaatgtcattttgtctcactcagtgagcaaaatcgcattttgctcactgtttttaagaaccaaagtacccttgttcgagctgctgaggtgaaaaataatttgtCAACTAATAAAACAAATGGTATCAGTTGCCCACATTGAGAAGGTGATGTACCTCCTCCTATCCTCTTGCAATAAAACTATCGCCAGCCAACGCCATACTGTGGCTTATTAGCACCTGCAcctaatttttcttattttgccGGGATCGATGTGTTCAATTGTTAATTTGGTATCAGTAATGACTAATAGAGCACAAAGGtatgtatgtaaaaatattagttGTAGGTAAAGAACACATTGTGCATAAAAATAGAACAAAGCCTTACTAtgcataaataaaacaacaaccaCATTAAATAAGGCACATGTATATTAggaaaaaaacacttaaaaattATCACTACCTACCACACCAGAAGTCATCATTAAAGTCCCCAAATCCACCACCAAAGTCTACAGCTTCCTCAACAGCCAACGATAGCCACTCCATCCGCCGCCAAGTCACATGCCAATATCGGCCATCAGGAGTCAGCATGTGGTCCGAGGGAATGGGAGTGTCCCTACGAGGTTGATGGGTGGGGTGAACAGGGCAGGAGTGGCTTGCCCTTGCCCCAGAGGTAGTGAGCAATCAGGTTGcatgtatatataggtacatacttggtGAAAGCGTCCATAATAGTCAGTATGTGGTTGTATAGCTTTTTAGTCTCCGTGGGTCCTTCTTGTTTAGGTACCACTTTTCTTGTTAGCGAGTAGACAAGGGACACACATGATACAATTTGTTTTTCAATCTTCGTTTCTAATTTTTCAGTGTtttgtagtgtccgaccgaaggttcggtttcggtttcggccaaaaatcgtgtttcggccgtagtttcggtttcggccaaaaaacggccgaacctttcggccgggccgaaacatacgcaatggtaacttaattcgttctatgaaactaaactatgtgacaaagaccaaaagttgtggaacaagtaggacaacaatattaatacatatactgatttatgtatacagaaattaatcggtttattattaaacacaattccactaataaTGGGCCCACTGAAccgtcgacgcagtcttaagaggctgtcaatacctaaaacgcgcacactgtctaattgtaacgtagtaaatgagatagcactgtcgcatgttactgggcctgggcaagggaataataagaaaactcatcatcgtcctcgcgttatcccagcattttggccacggctcatgggagcatggggtccacttgacaactaatcccaagaattggcgtcggcactagtttttacgaaagcgactgccatcagactgactttccaatccagagggtaaactagactttatcgggctagtccggcttcctcaatggtaaatatcaaataatatttcgtacataagttccgaaaaactcattggtacaagccggggtttgtagtgtttgtacctgcgacctttggattgaaagtcgcacgctcttactcaccgctagggtaccagcgctcaagggaataataagaaaactattgaaataaaaataaatgtggattatttgtgtaatattactcgttagcggtttaggtatacTTACGTAAATGTTTTAACagattgattttaatttcagacacataagtcaagaaataaagacattagaaccgtttaatggtgatttcaagacaatctttgcaattattttttatcgagccgatgtcgttcaatcatgtatcgagtgcgaccacggtcttaaaatataataaatattaacaaaggtataaatatattttttgctttactaaatcaaatagtttttcttaaaaggggctacctgcggttttcaacgatttttgacaagttttgaatcgtatctcctacttttgcactacagatagatttttataagacatacggctatcggttcttcaatatttatctccattattgtctaccggattttgaaagaaattgatactattttatgatttttttaaacattgtctaaaagaaaactttttcgtatctagattgctgtgaaggatattacttatacgaaatctacatatttgggttcgtctttgacgtgtcgtaaaacgtgtctagggttttaattttaaacgaattaacacaaaagttatggccagaaaaccagttttttggccttaaattgttcaactttgatgccaaatatctcgaagacaatgaactttgaagtaaacatggaatactatattgcttaaagccgttgctgttaatatgataaactacaaaaaacataagaaaactaagggattcagatcgaaggttaTTAGCGTGGCGGAtccccttaagtaacatcaatttcaaggacattgggtgttgacagccccttaatatgagtttaaaagcggttttatgacattttttcaacgattttaacaagtcttcaaaagtttcggtttcggtttcggccgaaactagagccaaagccgaacattcggtttcggcaaaaaaacatgtttcggtcggacactagtgtTTTGTTATAGACCGGCCCGGTTGGAGTTTCGAAGAAAATTCTTGAATACAACCCAAAAAGTTTATGTACACATTATATACACTGCAAAAATAAGTGCTTGGTACTTTTCAACCATTTTCTTATGTTCCCCTTTTATGACAAAtgatctctctctctctctctctctctctctctctctctctctctctctctctctctctctctctctctctctctctctctctctctctttgttTTTGTATCAGGTAAAACTACCAATATTACTTCTTCGGAATGTTtagtaaaatgtttatttacctCTGATTTATGACGCATGAGGAAGACGTGTGTCTTCCTAGTTCCTGGTGTAGTCATCCGTCATGGTTACCATGAACCTCGCACTGCAAAGGCTGCCTTCTTGAAATGGACCTGCTACATCTATGCACAAGTTGCAAGAGTTTGTGTGCACGTGTAGCCTCGCTCACGGAATACGGCAAGGTAACAGCATGCTTCAGTGTAATTGTTACGATGTTTTAATTATTCCATAATAGGCAATCTTCATAGTTTTCCGGTAGGTAATTATTGGGCCATTGGGAGAAGTTTTTGCAGTTATTCGTAACTTTCACAATCTTCGTAAAAAGTTGTGGAGGCAACACGCTGAGTTCAACACATATCCTGCTGAACACAGCACCAGACCAGTCACTCCGTAGCCCTGTGATTCACGGTTGGTTATATTCAGAAACATCGATTCGCggtaatattacaaaaaaatcagAAGTTACGTCGGAATGATAATAGCAAGCAAAGTAATTGAAGTTTTTATAACGCGATTATCTTGACAATAGCACAAAACTAGTCTTACAGACTATTAACGATGAAAAAAACTTCTAGCTCAACATAAGTTAGTCCAATTTTTAAATCTGGAAGTAAAACCGACGCAGGTAATTACCGGCCAATTTCGGTGCTCCCAGTCATTTCGAAAATCATAGAGAAAGTAATGTATACTCGTCTGGAACAATATCTGAAAACTATAAACTTCCTGTCTCCCAAGCAATATGGCTTTCGTCCTAAATCGAATACCCTCTCTGCTTGTATAGATCTCGTTACAAATATCAAAAACAAAATAGACCAAAAACAATTGGCTCTAGGCGTATTTATCGATTTGCGTAAGGCCTTTGACACAATAAGTCACAAACTATTACTAAACAAACTACATGCAATTGGTATAAAGGATTCTGCTGCTAGCATTCTTAAGTCGTACCTAACTAATCGATACCAAATAGTAAAAATTGGCGAAAATCAAAGCGCTCCTGAAATAATTACTTACGGAGTTCCTCAGGGCTCGATCTTAGGCCCTCTGCTTTTCCTTACCTACATCAATGATATTACTAACTTAAATTTAAATGGGTCAATTTCATTGTATGCCGATGACACaagcttattttattttggtagcGACGTAACAACCGTACTGAACCAAGCTCAAGAGGACCTAAATACGCTACAAGAATGGTTCCAAGCTAATTTACTGACTATAAACGTaactaaaacaaattatatagtCTTCAGTgctaaaaacaagaaaacaactcaCTCTCAACCTTTGACTATAGACAATCAAGTACTCACTCAAGTAGAATCCGAAAAATATCTTGGTCTAATATTGGACAGTCGTTTAACATGGAAGCCACATATTGAGAAACTTCAGTCTAAATTATCATCTCTTATGGCTATGCTCAGAGGTTCAGTAAAATGTTTTCCAAAATCGGTACGGTATATTGTTTACAATTCGTTGATAAAATCCCATATAGAGTACTTGATTGAGGTATGGGGATGTGCAGCGAAAGTACATATAAAACCACTGCAACGAGCACAAAACAAAATCATAAAACTTCTCTTTAACTATAACTACCTAACACAAACTAAAAAAGTATACGAAGAAACCCAATTGATGACCCTGTCCCAACTATATAAATTTAATACGTGTGT comes from Cydia amplana chromosome 15, ilCydAmpl1.1, whole genome shotgun sequence and encodes:
- the LOC134654794 gene encoding uncharacterized protein LOC134654794, translated to MEEHFYTIGYADDLAILISGKFASTVCDLTQAALRIVERWCREFDLSVNPTKTEMVMFTNKRALGNFTRPTLFQTELQLTDEVKYLGLTLDSELNWNNHINKRIDRAGVVFWQCRRMIGKRWGLNPKITLWLYKTIIRPLLCYGALVWWPRTNLGNVRDKLQRLQRLACAATTGCTRSTPTAAMEVMLNLPPLHLHIQQEASLSAVRLRTLNIWSNITGALHTICLDRVYNEFPVLRAGTDRIHKQAIFDKRYKIQLYEDDNYEGLNPRELRIFTDGSKTDSGSGSGTFSEDLNMSITTPLGAHNSVFQAECMGIINAAAAITARKVVGSSIRILSDSRAVLMALKSHIITSKLIHECHERLMEVCQNNKIRITLQWIKGHSGSRGNDAADELARLGSGAGAIGPEPVLPIPFSKVRSMLLARTGKLHTEHWLNQTGCRQAKQAMPVASTVSSQGRFFN